ACTGTGTGCATTCTGAATTTCTGATTGGAATGGATAAAACTAttttactttgattttgaaCTCTCAATCACCAAAGAAAATCTTGTATAGATTTGATATATACTATTTTAATGTGCACTAAccttaaaaaatacaaaaatagagTATGTTTTATGTTTTTCTACTTGATAAGTACATCATTGGAACTATTTGTTATTTCTAAGTTGACGCAAATTAAAATAGTGTGGACTAACTTTATACAAAACTAATTGCCAATCAGCACTGCATGGTCTTTATATGTTAATGTAGCTCCTGTATTTTATGTAGACTTGACAATTGACATTCACCCATGGGTAACATTACATACCCATGGAgtgaaattggttttttttacccATTGAAAAGATAGTCTTACCTCATAATTTACTTCCTCCGTCCTTTGAATTCAGCATAGTACAACTTAAAATCTTATTTTGATTTGCACAATTTATCAAAATCAAAAGAAGATAACTTAAGAAGAATGTGACACTTAACTTATTGTTGCGATAGGACTTTCTTTTTAAAATGGCGTGTGGAGAAATAAATTAGTTGGGCATATAGTTGTAGAGAGCTTTCATACATTTAACAATAGTGTCCACCACTGACCACGTGTATCCTATGTGTCACATCGTCTtttgattttgctacatttAACAATAGTGTCCACCAAGGGAAACTAAAGACACTCCTTTTTGGATTGAAGGGGTAGGTTAGAATGATAGGTGGACGGGTATGAACAATAAATTTCATTCCCAAAGCTATACTATACTCCTATAGATGATTTAGATTTAGTGTAGTTCCTTTATTTTTGTCCATTCAATTTCAAACTGAGTTAGTAGGAAAAGGATTCTCTATAGAAAAAGGGAAGGACACAGAGAAGGAAAACTGGAAAAAGTAAGGCTTTTTCCTTGTTTGGCTCGTTTTATTAGTTGGGAACCTTTGTTGACTAATCCTTTTCTTTTCGAGGTTTATGAAGGAAAAGAGAGAATAATAGTTTTAAGCTTAAGCATATCTAATCAGCTGCTTATAAGTGGCTATTGATAGTATAAGCTTTTTTAGATGGTGGGGACTGGGGGAATTCATATGGCAGCCATTTCTTGAATacagaaaaagttaaaaaaatactcTTAAATCCTAAAGGattgtttgttttgaaagaaaatattttttgtgaAAAAGAATTCCTTTTCTTCTGAAAATTACGTTTTATTGAACTAtgcaaatgataattttatttttttgtttggttcATTGGATAATACAAATGTGGGATTAGGAGCGGAGagtaattgattaaaaaaaaaaaactctactTTTCAtcttacattttattttaaatcccTAATTGTAAAACtgaaacaaaaataagaaaaatgttTTCTGTCAAACCAAACACCCTATAATCTCAAATTTCATAAGGTCTTCACCAACAAAGTGGAAAAGCCattgatatttttttctttttttgtgaaATCGAGTAGGTTTACTTAGTTAACATAAGGGTGTACAAATTAAGTTTGGTTGTGCCATCTTGGTGGGATTAATTTTGGTAAATCTAGTTTACAAGCACATTTCCCCCAATAAAAAGAGTGGAGGATGCAATTAAGAGTCCATTTTATTGAAGGAACATCAAGTTCTGATAATAAAAGGCAAGGGTTCATAACTCAGACATTATGCATTTAAGTACTCTATATAACAATTCCAAGTTGAAGTAGTACACTATTTAGAACAATACTTAATGCATCAATTCACCTCAACATAAAAGGATTTGATAGTCACTTAGTACACTCTAAAGATCTAGATTTGAGCCAATCCAAAATATCACCAAAGACAAGCTCTACATTTTCTTGTGGCTCACCAACTAGCTGATGCCACATACCCGGATATATCTTGAGAGTCTTATCCTTGCTGGTTGCGCGTTGATACAACTCCTCCACACACGCTGGGTCACACACCACGTCATCGCTGCCGTGAACTATCATCAATGGGATGTCAACCTCCTCAAACCTCCCTTGAACCTCCCTACATATCCTCATTAGCTCATGCGCTGTGGCTGCGCGTGGTTTTCCCATGTATCTCTTTGGGCTCGAGATTGCTAGCTTACGCTTCCATTCCTCCTAAAGATTCAAAGGGCATGTGATATGTTGCAATACATAATAATACGATAACTAATAATAATTCGAACATTTATTTACTATTTGTTGTATTTGAAATTTGACACCAATAATACCATATGTTATGGTATGTTATggaaataaaaagttaatctCTAATTGAGGTTGATCCTACCTGTGACACATATTACTTGCATCACGTTTAAATAACAATTTTagagtaaaaaaaaagaaagaaaacgaGAAGAGAGTGAAGGGAAAGAAAGATAATAAAAATGTgtgtttttctttcaatttttttttttttgagaaattacaatcttaacaaaatttatttatattttctttcaaagtcctctcctttttttttttaatatttaaacaaGGGAAATTCCACCTCTTTCATTACCTCCCTTTACTTCTATAAAAACAGTGTTATGGTGTACTTAGAAGAACATCGTTTACTGTTCTgatttcattaatattaatgTTGATATAATCATGATTTCATTAACATTAATGTTGATAATCATGATTCATTAATATTAACAATGTTAATAATCATGATTCCATTAGGCCACATCCCGATGACATGCAACTCTTTCCTACAAATACAAAAACTAAGCACAAATACAAATGGCTTCAAAATCAAGGAAAATGATTAAATTAAAGATCTTTTAAAAGTACTTTTTCTATTCTTTTACTTATTATCAAACACCGGTTTAATGTATCTGTCTAATTTGTCGGATagtttatttttagaattaaacgcaatcaaaaattataaaaatttgatattatgaaaaatacaacgagacgaataaaacaagatcacACGTAATTATGTTTTATCTCGTTTTATACAATATGTAAAATGGTACTTTCCATAGAACAATTAATagttcaaaatttttattttactcaaAATTTGGAGAAATTTGTAGATAAAatgaaatgataattttaatatttgaataaaaaaaaattagccatATAGAAAAATAGAATTGAATATTCAGTagtaaatcaaatcaaaataaaaaattaaatctcaTAAAAATAAAGTGATAGAAGTACTGAATACTGATTACTGATTAGTCAGGACTCAGGACCCTCACCTTGAAGGAAACATTAGGAATAGACCCACGCGTAGGAACCACGCGCCAAGTAGGCAATGCCCAAGCAGCAAGTCCAAGCAGGTGTTCCAAAGGCCAAGGTGGCTTAAATTTTGGACTAATGCCACACATTGCTCCATTCAACACCAACCCATCAAACCATTTACCTTCCTCCACGCGCTTTTTCCTCAGCGTGATAAGCAGCGCTATTGCTCCGCCAAGCGATTCTGAGTACAAAAACGATGGCAAATCCGGCGCGTGCGTCTCACAAAACGAATCAAAGAACGAAATGCAGTCATCTACCACAGGATTGATATCAGGAATATGTGCTACATAGCCATCAAGCGCGTCGGAATATCCGTGTCCTTGATGATCTATTGCGCATACCACGAATCCTGCTTTGGCGAAATAGATGGAGGTGAGTTGCACGGTCCAGCTCGATTCGCCTGTGTAACCGTGCACGACACAGATAACTCCAATTTTCTTGGCTTCCAGTGGGATCCACCACTGAGTGAAGAGCTTCATGCCTCGCGAGTTAGTGATGTATTCGGATGTATGACTCACTGAGTGCTTTGCATAGAACTCGGCTGGAGAAAGCGAACCAAAAGGACTCTTCTCGTTGGCTTCTGCAATTGGGTGCaccattttttttccttttcctcgTCTTTTTGGGTTTTTCCGTTTTACTGGAAtgaattttgggtattttaaaaGATGGGAGAGCAGAGCAGATTTTCTGATAATAATTGTGGCAGAATGAGTCTGATAGGAAGATCAACCTACCAAAGGTAGTTGGGGATAGATCATAGATGGGTTTCtttaatgagtttttttttctttgtttcttcctaattgatttttttgctttattttttttcttggatTTGATTTAAGGAAAATATAACCTCGATAAATTTCAAGTATGATATTTTGGATTATGTTAATTTTAGGTCTTGTATGtgtcaatttaatttattttttgtaaaatttaagTAATTGTTTGACCTAAAAATTACTTAAGTCAAACGAGTAGCTTAAAAACTTGTGGTATTTTTAATTgcgtttaatatttaaattaattgatgTTTTCAAATATATACTTTTAGGTTAATATCTCATGGCCTCACCTTAATGTTTGAGTgcttatatataattattgtttttcttcttcattattTGTATTTGATAACAATTACTATCTACAATTACTTGGTTCTTCAATATTTTTtcctttcattcttcaatattctTTCTATTTAACATATTTAACATATTCATTACaaggagaaagaaatttaaataaattttttaaaaaacatataaagaTAAAATCTAATATTGTGAGATCttgttatatatttattttaatgtataatttttatgcattttttataatgttttttataaaatttacttaGAAATGTTAAGGCTAAAAGATTACTCAATTGAAACACATTTTTTCAATGCATTGGATTTATATGGGTTGCAATGCAATTGTCATGAATCCCATGAAAAATGGACGTAAAACAGACATGTCGTTACGTGTGCAGGTCTTGAATCTTTTTAATGGTTGGGAATTTGGGATATTATTTGAGTAGTTGGTTGGGAGATGATTTTAGCATGATTAAATCAGGAATTGGCCCATATGTTCAACTGcaaacaattttatttattgtcttATTCATTACTTTCCCCGACTATTTTATTTTGTCACTTGCCACTTCAATAAATgtctaattataattatttttttattgcgGGTAGAGATAATCGCTACAGTATAAGAAAAGAGATAATTAATTCTTAATAGTCTAATTACTATAAATTCACTAATCACCGTTGGCTACTGCCCTCATTCGAATAAATATTCCATTCCACTTTTTTCTTGtttaaaaaagggaaaaaaaaaagaaaggagaaaaagagtaaagaaacaaagaaaagaaataagCATCACCCTTTGGTATGCTTTCTGGAATAATATTTACTtgcttattaaaaaaaagcttTTGAGAAATTTACATCCTAAGAGCTTTTACAAACCTTCTTTGCTTAAGTATACAATAAAGGAAACTAGTCATGTGACTACTGACTAGCATGTGCTTCTTCCTTCCCTCCCAAAAAGAGGTAATATGTATTTGCCTTAGGCCCTTGGGCTTTGATGCTTTCTCTACTCTCTATACTCTATTAGTGCCTCATTATTGATATACTTGATACTATAATTAACTGATGGTTGCTTAGAATTTTTTAGTTCTCTGTAACTATTATGGAGTTGACAAAAAAAGAGGTTTGTGTAGTCGCCCCATCATCTGACTTGAAAAGTATCATGTCATTTCTCATCACTTTCGTAAGCCATAAAAATGGCCAAGTTGAATGTGTTCTGGTCCTGGATAAAAATTGGGTGCTAGGACAGTAGGACAGGCTTCAGAATAAATGAGTTGTGCCTTAAAATTTCTGGCTAAATGCCGAAGAAAATTGTTGAAATTCAGATGTGCTGGTTTTGCAACTTATAGAGTGGTGTAAATGTGATAAAAATTGCCAACTGtggatctttctcgagccgagggactcttttgccgcactcttctttatgggtatgggttgtTGTCTTCCTTCCCTCCTCAGACCCCGATGATGACGATGGAATGTGATGACATAAGAAATACCTTAAAATCGATCAAATTCATTTTTTGCAGAACATTTAGTTTCCAGAACTAATTATGTTGATACTAGTGCTTATCTTTCCTGTGATCTGCCTGAGAGAGTTAAAACTTTATTGACCTTGCCACAGTACCTTGCAAGCAGTACCCCCCAACCCTTACTGCCCCCCATACGTGTGGGTCCTAGAAGCGGTGGAACAACACCCTGTGCTGGTGGTACAGTTGGGAGTAAGACAGTAGGAAGGTGGCTAAAGGAGAGGCGAGAGAAGAAAAAAGAGGAGTTGCGTGTGCACAATGCGCAGCTTCATGCAGCTGTTTCTGTTGCTGCAGTTGCTGCAGCAGTGGCAGCAACAGCTGCAGCAACTGCTGCTGCTTCCGGATCATCTGGAAAAGACGATCAAGCAGAACAGACCGACATGGCAATGGCTTCAGCTGCCACTTTGGTGGCTGCAAGGTGCGTAGAGGCAGCCGAGGCAATGGGTGCTGAAAGAGAACAATTGGCTTCTGTTATAAGTTCAGCTGTTAATGTTCAGTCTCATGGTGATATCATGACTCTCACTGCTGCTGCTGCAACAGGTTAGTGTGTTCTTATTCTATTGAGTATTGACATAGGAAATCATATTGCTGCATTTTCTCAATCGAAGAGTAACTTAGAAAAGATTAGAGGCATGGGAAATTGGATGTGATC
This Amaranthus tricolor cultivar Red isolate AtriRed21 chromosome 13, ASM2621246v1, whole genome shotgun sequence DNA region includes the following protein-coding sequences:
- the LOC130798536 gene encoding caffeoylshikimate esterase-like; protein product: MVHPIAEANEKSPFGSLSPAEFYAKHSVSHTSEYITNSRGMKLFTQWWIPLEAKKIGVICVVHGYTGESSWTVQLTSIYFAKAGFVVCAIDHQGHGYSDALDGYVAHIPDINPVVDDCISFFDSFCETHAPDLPSFLYSESLGGAIALLITLRKKRVEEGKWFDGLVLNGAMCGISPKFKPPWPLEHLLGLAAWALPTWRVVPTRGSIPNVSFKEEWKRKLAISSPKRYMGKPRAATAHELMRICREVQGRFEEVDIPLMIVHGSDDVVCDPACVEELYQRATSKDKTLKIYPGMWHQLVGEPQENVELVFGDILDWLKSRSLECTK